In Thiospirochaeta perfilievii, a single window of DNA contains:
- a CDS encoding ATP-dependent Clp protease proteolytic subunit, which produces MYRRLEEEGDKKPKVAPPQDELAQKMLKTRTILLSGEINKELGEKIIKQLLLLEADSDEPIKVFIDSPGGDADAGYAIYDMIRFIKPDVYTIGMGLVASAGALVLLAAPKERRIGLPNSHYLIHQPLSGMKGVASDLQIHAEEIEKLRHKINVLISNETGQTVEKVSGDTDRDFWMSATEAKDYGLISRIVTKREEIDN; this is translated from the coding sequence ATGTACAGAAGATTAGAAGAAGAAGGCGACAAAAAGCCAAAAGTAGCACCACCCCAGGATGAATTAGCACAAAAGATGTTAAAAACAAGAACTATTTTGTTATCTGGTGAAATTAATAAAGAGTTAGGTGAAAAAATTATTAAGCAACTACTATTGTTAGAAGCTGATAGTGATGAACCTATTAAGGTCTTTATAGACTCTCCTGGTGGAGATGCAGATGCAGGATATGCAATTTATGATATGATTAGGTTTATTAAGCCAGATGTTTATACTATAGGTATGGGTCTTGTAGCTAGTGCTGGTGCATTGGTTTTATTAGCAGCACCTAAAGAGAGACGTATTGGTCTACCTAACTCCCACTATTTAATCCATCAACCGCTAAGTGGAATGAAGGGTGTAGCATCTGATTTACAGATCCATGCAGAAGAGATCGAAAAATTAAGACATAAAATTAATGTATTAATATCCAATGAAACAGGTCAAACTGTTGAGAAAGTTAGTGGAGACACTGATAGAGACTTTTGGATGAGTGCAACAGAGGCTAAAGATTATGGTTTAATCTCTAGAATTGTAACTAAGAGAGAGGAAATCGATAACTAA